The following proteins are encoded in a genomic region of Betaproteobacteria bacterium:
- a CDS encoding YqgE/AlgH family protein, translated as MNSIRDCCTALAIAVVCAASPAAVAGVEDEGDAVLLVAKPEMPDINFAQTVVLVTFPQDSGPMGVVLNRDAGLTIGQLFGPDRPELKDIPDPLYLGGPVKPDGMLFLFRAPEHPVKALPVVDDLYLSGDGPIFESLVARPADGGNRKFFAGYAGWAVGQLDAEIRRGDWHVVPVDAETVLAPPMDDLWQRMLVRAASRSAGANATPGTKPGRRLAAH; from the coding sequence ATGAACTCGATTCGCGATTGCTGCACGGCGCTTGCCATCGCGGTTGTCTGCGCCGCCTCCCCCGCGGCGGTGGCGGGTGTGGAGGACGAAGGAGACGCAGTGCTGCTGGTGGCGAAGCCGGAGATGCCTGACATCAATTTCGCGCAGACGGTGGTCCTGGTCACCTTTCCTCAGGATTCGGGACCCATGGGTGTCGTCCTCAATCGCGATGCCGGCCTCACCATAGGGCAGCTCTTCGGACCGGACAGGCCGGAGCTGAAGGACATCCCCGACCCGCTCTACCTGGGCGGCCCGGTGAAACCGGATGGCATGCTGTTCCTGTTCCGCGCCCCCGAACATCCGGTCAAGGCCTTGCCGGTTGTGGACGATCTCTATCTCTCCGGAGATGGCCCGATCTTCGAATCCCTGGTGGCCCGCCCTGCTGACGGTGGCAACCGGAAGTTCTTCGCAGGATATGCCGGCTGGGCCGTCGGGCAGCTGGACGCGGAGATCCGCCGGGGCGATTGGCACGTGGTGCCGGTGGACGCGGAGACAGTGCTGGCGCCGCCCATGGACGATCTGTGGCAGCGCATGCTGGTACGTGCAGCGTCCCGTTCGGCCGGCGCGAATGCGACTCCGGGAACGAAGCCGGGCCGCCGGCTGGCGGCACACTGA
- a CDS encoding thiol oxidoreductase codes for MRQDRSYPKQWRQLSTILFLVLMSLAPAIPAERGHSASGTAGQTPGEALDADHAYDTPAPGLSADQREQFLRGRQVVRERWVVAPSPFGSWGRGPTSNGEACVDCHPRNGRGVPPEAPGETAVSAILRLSLPGISATGAAPPHPRYGSQLQHQGILGQVPAEGEFTVQWRETVRRYPDGDIVWLRFPQIGTRALAFGTLEPETAMSMRVAPPLAGLGLLEAVAESWLEQRAAISGRLNRVRDSLTGQRRTGRFGWKATQPDLRTHAAHAFFEDLGITSDVHRGQNCTDVQDACRAAAQGTQPEISSDRLDAVAFYLRALDAPAAGPSDSADTLRGALLFESAGCGTCHAGEAPLGDSPLAAVTGRTVIRPYTDLLLHDMGEDLADGVREYLAGASDWRTAPLWGIGMAKAVTPRARYLHDGRARSLEEATLWHGGEARSSRQRFEHFARDDRHALLAFLRSL; via the coding sequence GTGCGTCAAGACCGCTCGTACCCGAAACAGTGGAGACAGCTCTCCACCATCCTGTTCCTGGTGCTGATGAGCCTTGCTCCGGCGATCCCTGCGGAGCGAGGACACTCGGCGTCGGGCACGGCGGGGCAAACGCCCGGCGAGGCACTCGATGCGGACCACGCGTACGACACGCCGGCGCCAGGACTGAGCGCCGATCAGCGCGAGCAATTCCTGAGGGGCAGACAGGTCGTCCGCGAAAGGTGGGTCGTCGCGCCGTCCCCTTTCGGCTCGTGGGGCCGGGGACCGACATCCAACGGCGAGGCATGCGTCGACTGCCATCCGCGCAACGGTCGGGGCGTTCCTCCGGAGGCGCCCGGCGAGACGGCCGTGTCGGCGATCCTGCGTCTGTCGTTGCCCGGGATCTCCGCCACGGGTGCCGCCCCTCCCCACCCCCGCTACGGCTCGCAGCTCCAGCATCAGGGCATCCTGGGCCAGGTGCCTGCCGAAGGCGAGTTCACCGTTCAATGGCGCGAGACGGTTCGCCGCTATCCGGACGGCGACATCGTGTGGCTGCGCTTTCCGCAGATCGGGACTCGTGCACTTGCTTTCGGCACGCTCGAACCCGAAACCGCAATGTCGATGCGCGTCGCGCCGCCGCTAGCGGGATTGGGGCTCCTGGAAGCGGTTGCGGAATCCTGGCTGGAGCAACGAGCCGCCATCTCCGGGCGGCTGAATCGGGTCCGTGACAGCCTGACCGGACAAAGACGTACCGGTCGATTCGGCTGGAAGGCGACGCAACCGGATCTGCGCACGCATGCGGCGCATGCGTTCTTCGAGGATCTCGGCATCACGAGCGACGTCCATCGGGGACAGAACTGCACGGACGTGCAGGACGCCTGCCGCGCCGCGGCCCAGGGCACGCAGCCCGAGATCTCGTCCGACAGACTGGATGCCGTCGCGTTCTATCTGCGGGCCCTGGATGCTCCCGCCGCCGGTCCCTCGGACAGCGCGGACACGCTCCGGGGAGCCCTCCTCTTCGAATCGGCGGGCTGCGGAACCTGCCATGCGGGCGAAGCGCCCCTGGGCGATTCGCCGCTGGCTGCGGTAACCGGCCGGACCGTCATCCGGCCGTATACCGACCTGCTGTTGCACGACATGGGCGAAGACCTCGCCGACGGAGTGCGGGAATATCTCGCGGGTGCGTCCGACTGGCGCACGGCGCCACTGTGGGGAATCGGGATGGCCAAGGCCGTGACTCCCCGCGCACGCTATCTGCACGACGGACGCGCACGTTCCCTGGAGGAGGCGACACTCTGGCACGGCGGCGAAGCGCGTTCTTCCCGGCAGCGCTTCGAACACTTTGCCCGCGACGACCGGCACGCACTGCTGGCGTTCCTGCGTTCGCTGTGA
- a CDS encoding mandelate racemase/muconate lactonizing enzyme family protein has protein sequence MKIARIETVVLKIPYTTGGSDEASAWGGRPWTTADSLLVRVETDNGIVGWGEAFGYNVIPATQAVIEHVLTPMVVGAQADAIEPLMREAEQKLHIFGRGGPVIYALSGLDIALWDIAGKAAGVPVHRLLGGKAHDTLPCYASLIRYATPQGVAANVQRARNAGFADIKLHEIDVDCIRAARQAAGPQARLMLDVNCPWTLGEALRVARVLREVDPFWLEEPVWPPEDDAALARIRRECGIPIAAGENAATPHQFAQLLRSGAVDILQPSPAKCGGISTLRKVFALADEYNARVVPHTFYDGPGLLAGLHCAAVFQREPFIEWRFFDVEAPVYKGRCMPAGGRISVPDGPGLGADPDPDVLKEFGTR, from the coding sequence ATGAAGATTGCCCGCATCGAGACGGTCGTGCTCAAGATTCCCTACACGACGGGAGGCTCGGACGAAGCCTCCGCGTGGGGTGGCCGGCCGTGGACTACCGCGGACTCGCTGCTCGTCCGTGTCGAAACTGACAACGGAATCGTGGGCTGGGGCGAGGCGTTCGGCTACAACGTCATCCCGGCCACACAGGCCGTCATCGAACACGTCCTGACCCCCATGGTGGTCGGAGCGCAAGCGGATGCCATCGAACCGCTCATGCGCGAGGCAGAACAGAAGCTGCACATCTTCGGACGCGGCGGACCGGTGATCTACGCCCTGTCCGGGCTCGACATCGCGCTGTGGGACATCGCAGGCAAGGCAGCGGGTGTGCCCGTGCACCGTCTGCTGGGAGGAAAGGCACACGACACGCTCCCCTGTTACGCGAGCCTCATCCGCTACGCCACGCCGCAGGGAGTGGCGGCGAACGTGCAGCGCGCCCGAAACGCCGGATTCGCCGACATCAAGCTGCACGAGATCGATGTCGACTGCATCCGCGCAGCGCGGCAGGCGGCAGGGCCGCAGGCCCGGCTCATGCTGGATGTGAACTGCCCTTGGACGCTGGGCGAAGCCCTGCGCGTCGCGCGCGTGCTGCGGGAGGTCGACCCGTTCTGGCTGGAGGAACCCGTGTGGCCGCCCGAGGACGATGCGGCACTGGCGCGCATCCGCCGCGAATGCGGTATTCCCATCGCGGCAGGCGAGAACGCCGCGACCCCGCACCAGTTCGCTCAGCTCCTCCGTTCCGGGGCCGTGGACATCCTGCAGCCCAGCCCGGCGAAATGCGGCGGCATCTCGACGCTGCGCAAGGTCTTCGCCCTGGCGGACGAATACAACGCTCGGGTCGTGCCGCACACGTTCTACGACGGACCCGGTCTGCTCGCCGGCCTGCATTGCGCTGCCGTGTTCCAGCGAGAGCCTTTCATCGAATGGCGGTTCTTCGACGTGGAGGCTCCGGTCTACAAGGGCAGGTGCATGCCTGCCGGCGGAAGAATCTCCGTGCCCGACGGACCCGGTCTGGGTGCCGACCCCGATCCGGACGTGCTGAAGGAGTTCGGAACCCGCTGA
- a CDS encoding deoxyribodipyrimidine photo-lyase: MSTVERALMWFRRDLRVTDNAALHHALKNAAAVSCVFVFDTEILDALPTRADRRVEFIWHAVRELRDSLASRGGSLHVLHGRARDEIPRLARTLGAGAVYANHDYEPAAEDRDAHVARTLSDEGRSLRTFKDQCIFEKSEVLTQAGRPFSVFTPYRTAWLRTLTPFHLEAYPIEKHARSLVRDHVPPMPDLSALGFTPTNLTSLQLPLGASGAHALLEDFVPRMDAYRERRDFPAIRGPSYLSVHLRFGTVSVRELARRAYERVSEGARTWLSELVWRDFYFQILWHFPHVAERSFKPEFDALRFANREDHFTAWCEGRTGYPLVDAAMKQLNSTGYMHNRLRMVAASFLVKHLCIDWRWGERYFAAHLNDFDLAANNGGWQWAASTGCDAQPYFRIFNPVTQSEKFDAQGRFIRQYLPLLAKVPSRYIHAPWKMPPLEQQAAGVTVGREYPLPVVDHSEAREAALRMYAAVKAGRN; the protein is encoded by the coding sequence ATGAGCACCGTCGAGCGCGCCCTCATGTGGTTCCGGCGCGATCTTCGCGTCACCGACAACGCGGCACTCCATCACGCGCTGAAGAACGCGGCCGCGGTGAGCTGCGTGTTCGTGTTCGACACGGAGATTCTCGACGCGTTGCCCACGCGGGCCGACAGGCGCGTGGAGTTCATCTGGCACGCCGTGCGCGAGTTGCGCGACAGTCTGGCTTCGCGAGGCGGCAGTCTTCACGTCCTGCATGGGCGCGCGCGGGACGAGATTCCCCGGCTTGCGCGGACGCTCGGGGCCGGCGCGGTCTATGCCAACCACGACTACGAACCCGCCGCGGAAGATCGGGACGCACACGTCGCACGGACGCTGTCGGACGAGGGCCGATCGCTGCGCACGTTCAAGGACCAGTGCATCTTCGAGAAGAGCGAAGTGTTGACGCAGGCGGGTCGACCGTTCAGCGTCTTCACGCCGTATCGGACCGCCTGGCTCAGGACGCTCACGCCGTTTCATCTCGAGGCATATCCGATCGAGAAGCATGCGCGGTCACTGGTCCGGGACCATGTCCCTCCAATGCCCGATCTGTCCGCTCTGGGCTTCACGCCCACCAATCTCACGTCCTTGCAGTTGCCTCTGGGGGCGAGCGGGGCACATGCTCTGCTGGAGGATTTCGTCCCGCGGATGGACGCCTACCGCGAACGCCGCGACTTCCCGGCCATCCGCGGACCTTCGTATCTCTCGGTGCATCTTCGCTTCGGCACCGTGTCCGTTCGCGAGCTTGCGCGGCGCGCGTACGAGCGCGTATCCGAAGGCGCCCGCACATGGCTGTCGGAACTGGTCTGGCGCGATTTCTACTTCCAGATTCTGTGGCATTTCCCCCACGTGGCCGAACGCAGCTTCAAGCCCGAGTTCGATGCGCTGCGCTTCGCGAACCGGGAGGACCACTTCACCGCCTGGTGCGAAGGCCGCACCGGCTATCCGCTCGTCGACGCGGCCATGAAACAGCTCAACTCCACCGGCTACATGCACAACCGGCTGCGCATGGTCGCCGCCTCGTTCCTGGTGAAGCATCTGTGCATCGACTGGCGCTGGGGCGAGCGCTATTTCGCAGCACACCTCAACGATTTCGACCTCGCGGCCAACAATGGCGGCTGGCAGTGGGCGGCCTCGACCGGCTGCGACGCGCAGCCCTACTTCCGCATCTTCAACCCGGTCACGCAATCGGAGAAGTTCGACGCGCAGGGGCGCTTCATCCGGCAGTACCTGCCGCTGCTCGCCAAGGTACCGTCGCGCTACATCCATGCACCGTGGAAGATGCCGCCCCTCGAGCAGCAGGCCGCCGGTGTGACGGTGGGCCGGGAGTATCCGCTTCCTGTCGTGGATCATTCCGAGGCGAGAGAGGCCGCGCTACGGATGTATGCGGCAGTCAAGGCCGGCCGGAATTGA
- a CDS encoding nuclear transport factor 2 family protein, producing the protein MTVDEIVRYFETLDEVSLGAIDRVYTEDAYFKDPFNEARRREDIRSIYARMFESLLEPRFSVVNRIAEGDQLMLEWDFTFSIRRFRPRQSWRIHGATHLRLASDGRIRYHRDFWDTGEELYAHLPLLGPVIRRISRALG; encoded by the coding sequence GTGACGGTCGACGAAATCGTCCGGTACTTCGAGACGCTCGACGAGGTGTCGCTGGGGGCGATCGATCGCGTCTATACGGAGGATGCGTACTTCAAGGATCCGTTCAACGAGGCGCGCCGCAGGGAAGACATCCGGTCCATCTATGCCCGCATGTTCGAATCCCTGTTGGAGCCGAGATTCTCGGTCGTCAATCGCATCGCGGAGGGCGATCAGCTCATGCTCGAGTGGGATTTCACGTTCTCCATCCGGCGGTTCCGGCCTCGCCAGTCATGGCGCATCCACGGTGCGACGCATCTGCGGCTGGCATCCGACGGGCGCATCCGCTACCACCGGGACTTCTGGGACACAGGCGAGGAGCTCTATGCACATCTGCCCCTGCTGGGCCCGGTGATACGGCGCATTTCGAGAGCGCTCGGATGA
- a CDS encoding SDR family NAD(P)-dependent oxidoreductase: protein MTMNVPIRDWSGRRVWIVGASTGIGAALARQLLLLGARVAVSARRPEPLEELARSHPGQALVCPLDVTVAPEVSEAFARIRSAWAGLDVMIYMAGVYQPCNAWDFDAGAGRRLFDVNVTGALHVLEPVVHEFVRAQGGHIALVASVAGYRGLPKALFYGATKAALIHLAEGLYVDLAPKGIGVSVVNPGFVRTPLTADNDFRMPALIAPEEAAQQTLRGLARGEFEIHYPKRFTRLVKLASWLPYRWYFPLIHRVTGL, encoded by the coding sequence ATGACGATGAACGTTCCCATCCGTGACTGGTCCGGCAGGCGGGTGTGGATCGTGGGTGCGTCCACGGGCATCGGCGCGGCGCTGGCCAGGCAGCTTCTCCTGCTCGGTGCGCGCGTCGCCGTGTCGGCACGGCGCCCGGAGCCCCTCGAGGAACTGGCGCGCAGCCATCCGGGGCAGGCGCTCGTGTGCCCGCTCGACGTGACGGTCGCGCCGGAGGTGAGCGAGGCATTCGCCCGAATCCGGTCCGCCTGGGCAGGGCTGGACGTGATGATCTACATGGCAGGCGTGTACCAGCCCTGCAATGCGTGGGATTTCGACGCCGGGGCCGGCCGGCGGCTGTTCGACGTCAACGTCACCGGCGCGCTCCACGTCCTGGAACCAGTCGTTCACGAGTTCGTCCGGGCGCAGGGCGGTCACATCGCCCTCGTGGCTTCCGTGGCTGGCTATCGGGGCTTGCCCAAGGCGCTTTTCTACGGCGCGACCAAGGCAGCCCTCATTCATCTCGCCGAGGGCCTCTATGTCGATCTCGCGCCGAAGGGTATCGGCGTGAGCGTGGTCAACCCGGGATTCGTGCGCACCCCCCTCACGGCGGACAACGACTTCCGCATGCCTGCCCTCATCGCGCCGGAGGAAGCCGCGCAGCAGACGCTCCGCGGGCTCGCGCGGGGCGAGTTCGAGATCCACTATCCGAAGCGCTTCACGCGGCTGGTCAAGTTGGCGAGCTGGCTGCCCTACCGCTGGTATTTCCCGCTCATCCACCGGGTGACGGGACTGTGA
- a CDS encoding DUF3833 domain-containing protein, with protein sequence MPAIPIAACSSPGVEQFRAERPVLDLREYFSGRVDAWGIVRDRDGTISQRFTVRIDGRWEGDKGTLDEIFTYSDGRKQRRVWTLRRSGDRYVGTAADVIGQAQGEAAGNAFRLRYVLDYPWGDSTVHLDVDDWMYLVDPEVLLNRSTVSKLGVEIAQVLISFRKPRGAEASS encoded by the coding sequence ATCCCGGCCATTCCCATCGCGGCCTGCTCGTCTCCCGGCGTGGAGCAGTTCCGGGCAGAACGTCCGGTCCTGGATCTGCGCGAATACTTCAGCGGCAGGGTCGACGCCTGGGGCATCGTCCGCGACCGGGACGGCACGATCTCGCAGCGCTTCACCGTCCGCATCGATGGCCGATGGGAAGGCGACAAAGGAACGTTGGACGAGATCTTCACCTATTCCGACGGGCGCAAGCAGCGGCGCGTGTGGACGCTTCGCAGATCGGGCGACCGGTATGTCGGCACGGCCGCAGACGTGATCGGACAAGCGCAGGGGGAGGCCGCCGGCAATGCCTTCCGCCTTCGCTACGTGCTCGACTATCCGTGGGGCGATTCGACCGTGCATCTGGACGTGGACGACTGGATGTATCTCGTGGACCCCGAGGTGCTTCTCAACCGCTCCACCGTGTCCAAGCTCGGTGTGGAGATTGCCCAGGTGCTCATCAGTTTTCGCAAACCGCGCGGCGCGGAGGCTTCGTCATGA
- a CDS encoding MFS transporter — translation MAALPVYVHVPKLYGDERGLALATVGVLLLAVRALDALQDPVLGWWSDRTAVRHGRKPFLAASVLLLALGVLALFRPPALGPDALAVWLGISLVVTYVGFSMGTINYFTLGAELSGDVHRRTHVTAARGAAGVIGVLIASALPQAISGSGQFGKGLEVFALLYIPVLLAGAAAVIFGVAEPRRSLPQPASGSWRDMMAPLADHRFRRLLGICLASGVASAIPATLFLFYVEDVLNRPALSGVFLAQYFLFGAAAMPLWVNLSRRAGKRIAWMIAMAGSIAAFVWAYLLGPGDALAFTLVCALSGLAYGAELALPASLLADIAGDTDRTRARQGAYFGTWQLVEKLNLALAAGISLPLLQWSGYEPGTPQGPMGDLSVMYAVVPCALKAVAVWMLWRTPFETTAVPPHPTGGKPS, via the coding sequence ATGGCGGCCCTGCCGGTCTACGTCCATGTGCCGAAGCTCTATGGGGACGAACGCGGCCTCGCCCTTGCAACTGTCGGTGTGCTGCTGCTCGCCGTGAGGGCGCTCGATGCACTGCAGGACCCCGTGCTCGGCTGGTGGAGCGATCGCACTGCCGTTCGTCACGGACGCAAGCCGTTTCTCGCCGCGTCGGTGCTGCTGCTGGCGCTCGGGGTGCTGGCTCTTTTCCGTCCCCCGGCTCTGGGGCCCGACGCGCTCGCCGTCTGGCTGGGCATCAGTCTGGTGGTCACCTATGTCGGGTTCAGCATGGGCACGATCAACTACTTCACCCTCGGTGCCGAACTTTCCGGCGACGTGCACCGGCGTACCCACGTCACGGCGGCTCGAGGCGCGGCAGGCGTGATCGGCGTGCTGATCGCCAGCGCGCTGCCGCAAGCCATCTCCGGCAGCGGACAGTTCGGCAAGGGGCTCGAGGTGTTCGCGCTGCTCTATATTCCCGTCCTGCTGGCCGGCGCCGCGGCGGTGATTTTCGGTGTCGCCGAACCCCGGCGGTCCCTGCCGCAACCGGCCTCCGGTTCCTGGAGGGACATGATGGCGCCGCTCGCGGACCACCGGTTCCGCCGGCTGCTGGGCATCTGTCTCGCCAGCGGCGTGGCATCGGCCATACCCGCGACGCTCTTTCTCTTCTACGTCGAGGACGTGCTGAACCGGCCGGCTCTTTCCGGCGTGTTTCTCGCCCAGTATTTCCTGTTCGGCGCGGCAGCCATGCCGCTGTGGGTCAATCTCTCGCGCCGGGCCGGCAAGCGCATCGCATGGATGATCGCCATGGCCGGCAGCATCGCCGCCTTCGTGTGGGCCTATCTTCTGGGTCCGGGAGACGCCTTGGCATTCACGCTGGTATGCGCGCTCTCCGGTCTCGCGTACGGGGCGGAGCTTGCGCTGCCGGCCTCGCTGCTGGCGGACATTGCCGGTGACACCGACCGGACCCGCGCGCGGCAGGGCGCCTACTTCGGTACGTGGCAACTGGTGGAGAAGCTCAACCTCGCCCTCGCTGCGGGAATCTCGCTGCCCTTGCTTCAGTGGTCAGGGTACGAGCCCGGAACGCCGCAGGGACCCATGGGCGATCTTTCCGTGATGTACGCCGTCGTGCCCTGCGCACTCAAGGCCGTCGCCGTCTGGATGCTCTGGCGGACTCCCTTCGAAACGACGGCAGTGCCGCCCCATCCGACCGGAGGAAAGCCTTCGTGA
- a CDS encoding chalcone isomerase family protein yields the protein MASPAYVRANTPAADVLQSQPDEFRVQGQGRMRWFGLLLYEASLWVAGSQWQWERPFALDIRYARDFAGERLADTSVSEMQRIGWRDPARLEAWREQMRRAFPDVRKGSHLTGLYRPGSGVEFYHDGRLTASVRDPEFARAFFSIWLDPRTREPALRAALLGAR from the coding sequence ATGGCGTCTCCCGCATACGTGAGGGCCAACACGCCGGCGGCGGACGTCCTGCAGAGCCAGCCCGACGAGTTCCGCGTCCAGGGACAGGGCCGGATGCGCTGGTTCGGGCTTCTCCTGTACGAGGCATCGTTGTGGGTCGCGGGGAGCCAGTGGCAGTGGGAACGGCCTTTCGCCCTCGACATCCGCTACGCACGCGATTTCGCCGGCGAGCGGCTCGCCGACACGAGCGTGAGCGAGATGCAGCGGATCGGCTGGCGCGATCCGGCCCGGCTCGAGGCGTGGCGCGAGCAGATGCGGCGCGCATTTCCCGACGTGAGGAAGGGCAGTCATCTCACGGGGCTGTATCGGCCCGGCAGCGGGGTGGAGTTCTATCACGACGGGCGGTTGACCGCGTCCGTGCGCGACCCCGAGTTCGCTCGAGCCTTCTTCTCGATCTGGCTCGACCCGCGAACGCGGGAACCGGCGCTGCGCGCGGCGCTGCTGGGCGCGCGCTGA
- a CDS encoding DUF1365 domain-containing protein produces the protein MADTGPGGVVSGPAVLYRGLVVHERLKPSRNRFAYPVFFLRLDVDRLDEAVCRFLSVDRFNVFSVHRRDHGARDGTDPAEWIRRLLEREGCGYADGRIWLQTFPRVLGYVFNPVSFWLCHDREGRLRAVLCEVNNTFGEHHNYLLTHSDARPIAGGDMLEAWKVFHVSPFLPVKGRYRFQFQSQGPAVRIRIDYEDENGKLLVTSVSGAGRALTPGRLFRCFVGYPWMTAAVTARIHWQALRLWWKGVPFFAKPAAPARETSR, from the coding sequence ATGGCAGACACAGGCCCTGGCGGCGTAGTGAGCGGCCCGGCGGTGCTGTACCGCGGCCTGGTCGTGCACGAGCGGCTGAAGCCCAGCCGCAACCGCTTTGCCTACCCGGTCTTCTTTCTTCGTCTGGACGTCGACCGGCTCGACGAAGCCGTATGCCGGTTCCTGTCGGTGGACCGCTTCAACGTGTTCAGCGTGCACCGCCGCGATCATGGTGCCCGCGACGGCACCGATCCGGCCGAGTGGATCCGCCGTCTTCTCGAGCGCGAAGGCTGCGGGTACGCCGACGGCAGAATCTGGTTGCAGACGTTTCCCCGCGTTCTGGGCTATGTCTTCAATCCGGTGAGCTTCTGGCTCTGCCACGACCGCGAGGGAAGGCTTCGGGCGGTACTCTGCGAGGTCAACAACACCTTCGGCGAGCACCACAACTACCTGCTGACGCATTCCGATGCGCGCCCCATCGCCGGAGGCGACATGCTGGAGGCGTGGAAGGTGTTCCACGTGTCACCGTTCCTTCCGGTCAAGGGCCGCTATCGCTTCCAGTTCCAGTCGCAGGGACCCGCCGTGCGGATTCGCATCGACTATGAGGACGAGAACGGTAAACTTCTCGTCACATCGGTCTCCGGCGCCGGGCGTGCGCTTACGCCCGGGCGCCTCTTTCGCTGCTTCGTCGGTTATCCCTGGATGACGGCCGCAGTGACGGCCAGGATCCACTGGCAGGCACTGCGTCTGTGGTGGAAGGGCGTGCCGTTCTTCGCCAAGCCGGCGGCTCCGGCGCGGGAGACCTCCCGATGA
- a CDS encoding FAD-dependent oxidoreductase, giving the protein MKRIAVVGSGIAGLASAWLLSRSHAVTLFESDERAGGHTNTVDVTVDGKRFPVDTGFLVFNDRTYPNLCALFDTLGVEWTASDMSFSVRVDDQDLEWAGSSLGTVFAQRRNLLNRNFWAMLKDIVRFNRQATADVEAGRAIGGSMGDYLARGLYGSSFRDWYLLPMSAAIWSCPTATMLDYPARTFLRFCHNHGLLRIHGRPKWRTVNGGGRSYVARILAGLRDVRLGCPVLGVARHESSVRVRTGSGIDHFDEVVLATHGNQSLALLEDADEAEAGILGAVRYQDNVAWLHTDEDLLPRSREAWSAWNYVGGSHGPDGRPVSVSYLINRLQPVPCRTPVIVTLNPVREPRFEKVMQTLRYSHPVFDAGTLRAQERLPEIQGRRKTWFCGAWTGYGFHEDGLASALAVANALGIRAPWQTQALAA; this is encoded by the coding sequence ATGAAAAGAATCGCCGTCGTGGGTTCCGGCATCGCCGGGCTCGCATCCGCGTGGCTTCTCTCGCGCTCCCACGCTGTCACGCTGTTCGAGTCCGACGAGCGGGCAGGGGGGCACACGAACACCGTCGACGTGACAGTGGACGGGAAACGCTTTCCCGTGGATACCGGCTTTCTCGTATTCAACGACCGCACGTATCCCAACCTTTGCGCCCTGTTCGACACCCTGGGCGTCGAATGGACGGCGAGCGACATGTCGTTCTCGGTGCGGGTCGACGACCAGGATCTGGAATGGGCGGGGAGTTCGCTGGGCACCGTGTTCGCCCAGCGGCGCAATCTGCTCAACCGCAATTTCTGGGCGATGCTGAAGGATATCGTCCGCTTCAACCGGCAGGCCACGGCAGACGTGGAGGCGGGCCGCGCGATCGGAGGTTCCATGGGCGACTATCTTGCCCGGGGCCTGTACGGATCGTCGTTCCGCGACTGGTACCTGCTGCCCATGAGCGCCGCGATCTGGTCCTGCCCGACCGCGACCATGCTCGACTATCCGGCCCGCACGTTTCTTCGCTTCTGCCACAACCACGGCCTTCTCCGGATCCATGGACGGCCGAAGTGGCGAACGGTGAACGGCGGCGGGCGCAGCTACGTCGCACGCATCCTGGCGGGTCTTCGGGACGTGCGCCTGGGTTGCCCGGTGCTGGGTGTCGCGCGGCACGAAAGCAGTGTCAGGGTCCGCACGGGTTCGGGCATCGACCACTTCGACGAGGTGGTGCTCGCCACCCACGGCAATCAGTCGCTGGCACTGCTGGAGGATGCGGATGAGGCAGAAGCGGGCATCCTCGGCGCCGTCCGGTATCAGGACAACGTTGCTTGGCTGCATACGGACGAGGACCTGCTTCCCCGCTCACGTGAGGCGTGGTCAGCCTGGAACTACGTCGGGGGAAGCCACGGCCCCGATGGCCGGCCGGTGTCAGTGAGCTATCTCATCAACCGTCTGCAGCCGGTCCCCTGCCGGACTCCGGTGATCGTCACCCTCAACCCGGTCCGCGAACCGCGGTTCGAAAAGGTCATGCAGACGCTGCGGTATTCCCACCCCGTGTTCGACGCCGGCACGCTCCGGGCGCAGGAACGCCTGCCCGAAATCCAGGGCAGGCGGAAGACGTGGTTCTGCGGCGCCTGGACGGGATATGGATTTCATGAGGACGGTCTCGCTTCGGCGCTCGCCGTGGCGAACGCCCTGGGCATTCGCGCGCCATGGCAGACACAGGCCCTGGCGGCGTAG